A genomic segment from Mesotoga sp. BH458_6_3_2_1 encodes:
- a CDS encoding putative ABC transporter permease subunit, whose product MRPKMVISLTSTLINAHYNIPRSLYHFKKRERLWEPALIIGVVLLMVFSLGPLYMSLLNTMYDQYDAAGMRQLFLAGPFLIANLFGLIMGVFLMISTFFFGDDMSVLIPLPLKSTEVLMSKFLVVLMDLMVISIAVILPAYILYGIRSGAGISYWIFMAIIFLLSQVLPIMLSAIIVLPLSRLFRFKRYRDSIVYLISALVIIGSLVFVSLTSRVDPNMSAEEFARIFSSEDAILNKTAGAYPPTILVTKALSKPFLEGLLWLLAFIGLHAAALGIFLFLGHKFYYSVYSSLQENFAKRSKLKEGEIAGLMGLQQTKFSALYKREWWYFLKVPAFAFNGFGNVLVFPILLVIAAVAGQTDQLGQMLDQFQQYKPLFVPVGALVAAVAGGINGLASSMFSREGDLIRELKALPVDVNEIVKVKFLHIETLSLIGPAFGAVALSLILGLSFLEALVVFVVGALTLTFLNILQMIIDSIKPILEWENPQRAMKQNVNVALSIPVVFGYVGGLGYLAFLLKDTISGTIMTIILTAIALVGIVVTWPILIKRANRLFARDL is encoded by the coding sequence GTGAGACCGAAAATGGTGATTTCTCTTACCTCGACGCTGATTAACGCTCACTACAACATACCTAGATCTCTCTATCATTTCAAGAAAAGAGAAAGACTCTGGGAACCGGCATTAATAATAGGCGTGGTACTCTTGATGGTCTTTTCTCTTGGGCCTCTTTACATGAGTCTGCTGAACACAATGTACGATCAGTATGACGCTGCGGGAATGAGGCAGCTCTTTCTGGCAGGACCGTTTCTCATAGCGAATCTCTTCGGGCTGATCATGGGAGTCTTCCTTATGATAAGCACTTTTTTCTTCGGGGATGACATGAGCGTCTTGATACCCCTGCCCTTAAAGTCAACAGAGGTTCTGATGTCGAAATTCCTGGTTGTGCTTATGGATCTCATGGTAATTTCGATTGCGGTCATTCTTCCTGCCTACATTCTCTACGGGATCAGATCTGGAGCCGGTATTTCATACTGGATATTCATGGCGATAATCTTTCTACTCAGTCAGGTGTTGCCCATAATGCTCTCGGCGATAATCGTTCTGCCGCTTTCGAGACTCTTCCGCTTCAAGAGATACAGAGACAGTATCGTCTATCTGATCAGCGCGCTTGTCATTATAGGCTCGCTTGTTTTTGTTTCCCTTACCAGCAGGGTTGACCCGAACATGAGCGCAGAGGAGTTCGCGAGAATATTCTCGAGCGAAGATGCAATACTAAACAAGACGGCCGGGGCATATCCGCCGACTATACTCGTTACAAAGGCCCTGAGCAAACCCTTCTTAGAGGGTTTGCTGTGGTTGCTTGCCTTCATTGGACTGCACGCTGCCGCTCTCGGAATCTTTCTCTTCCTTGGTCACAAATTTTACTACTCGGTCTATTCGAGCCTCCAAGAGAATTTTGCCAAACGGTCGAAACTTAAAGAAGGGGAGATAGCCGGTCTGATGGGCTTACAACAGACAAAGTTCTCTGCTCTCTATAAAAGAGAATGGTGGTACTTCCTGAAAGTCCCTGCATTCGCCTTCAACGGATTCGGAAATGTACTGGTCTTCCCAATTCTGCTCGTCATAGCGGCCGTTGCTGGCCAAACCGACCAGTTAGGTCAGATGCTGGATCAGTTTCAGCAGTACAAGCCACTCTTCGTTCCGGTCGGCGCACTGGTAGCAGCCGTTGCAGGAGGAATAAACGGACTTGCCTCCTCCATGTTCAGCAGAGAAGGAGATTTGATCAGGGAACTTAAGGCTCTTCCCGTTGACGTAAATGAAATCGTGAAAGTCAAATTCCTTCATATCGAGACGCTGAGTTTGATAGGACCGGCATTCGGCGCAGTCGCTCTTAGTCTGATCCTTGGTCTGTCTTTCTTAGAAGCGCTTGTTGTATTTGTTGTTGGAGCATTGACTCTCACATTCTTGAACATTCTACAAATGATAATCGACTCGATAAAGCCGATCCTTGAATGGGAGAACCCTCAGAGAGCCATGAAGCAGAACGTTAACGTCGCGCTTTCGATTCCGGTCGTCTTTGGTTACGTGGGCGGTCTTGGATATCTCGCGTTCTTGTTGAAGGACACCATATCCGGGACAATAATGACCATCATATTGACCGCAATCGCTTTAGTTGGTATTGTAGTCACGTGGCCTATACTTATCAAGAGAGCGAACAGGCTCTTTGCTAGAGATTTGTGA
- a CDS encoding ABC transporter ATP-binding protein, translated as MIEIRNLTKIYSGSVKAVDDVSLTVKEGEIFGFLGPNGAGKTTTIKMIVGLLQPTSGSIHIDNIDVLTSPVEAKMKMGYVADEPLVMEKITGIQYLNMISDVFLVPPKTRAERASKLLQNFKLSDAIKDPVSTYSHGMRQKLSLVAALIHNPDLWILDEPIVGLDPESAFILKQMMRNHVKAGNTVFFSTHVMEVAERICDRIAIINKGKLEFVGAVEELRKLRGKGSLEELFLEVTGSETENGDFSYLDAD; from the coding sequence GTGATCGAGATTAGAAACCTTACTAAGATTTATAGTGGAAGTGTAAAGGCAGTAGATGATGTGAGCCTTACCGTTAAAGAAGGCGAGATATTTGGCTTTCTCGGACCAAACGGAGCCGGCAAGACCACTACTATCAAAATGATAGTCGGTCTGCTTCAGCCGACATCCGGAAGCATACACATCGACAATATAGATGTTCTGACTTCGCCTGTGGAAGCAAAGATGAAGATGGGTTACGTTGCTGACGAACCGCTGGTTATGGAGAAAATCACAGGAATTCAATATCTCAACATGATTTCCGACGTGTTCTTGGTTCCTCCGAAAACGCGAGCAGAAAGGGCTTCGAAGCTCCTGCAGAATTTCAAGCTCTCAGATGCAATCAAAGATCCCGTTTCCACTTACTCCCATGGGATGAGACAGAAGCTTTCGCTTGTTGCTGCATTGATACATAATCCCGATCTATGGATACTGGACGAACCGATAGTAGGCCTCGATCCGGAATCGGCATTCATTCTTAAGCAAATGATGAGAAACCACGTGAAGGCAGGTAATACAGTATTCTTCTCCACTCATGTCATGGAAGTGGCAGAGAGAATTTGCGACAGGATCGCGATAATAAACAAAGGAAAGCTTGAGTTTGTAGGCGCCGTTGAAGAGCTTAGGAAGCTCAGAGGAAAGGGAAGCCTTGAAGAACTCTTCCTGGAGGTGACGGGTAGTGAGACCGAAAATGGTGATTTCTCTTACCTCGACGCTGATTAA
- a CDS encoding ABC transporter ATP-binding protein, which produces MERNELTLDIQNLEKTYNGNVEAVRGIDVKLDKQRIYALLGPNGAGKTTVLKSILGLINYSGSILVLGKPVDEVREMISFVPEEKNLYENLDIENTLKLNRRISDRFDEKQAREYIAHYKLPYAKKIRTFSNGMKTAMYISLALSTDADFYILDEPTWGLDPIMRDDTLEFIREKVILGKTVLYTSHIIPEVEKIADEFFIMINGKVKYSGDLDGIKEKYRIVKMPFDKKELDNCMDCLAAAKELNRLSIIVENSESTERFYKTDEATISIPDLEEFFQILVRSENRNSRLA; this is translated from the coding sequence ATGGAAAGAAATGAATTAACCTTGGATATTCAGAACCTTGAGAAAACTTATAATGGCAATGTAGAGGCCGTTCGCGGGATCGATGTCAAGCTGGATAAACAAAGAATCTACGCGCTGCTTGGCCCAAACGGAGCCGGAAAAACGACAGTTCTGAAATCCATATTGGGATTGATCAATTACTCAGGATCTATACTTGTTCTTGGAAAGCCCGTTGATGAGGTCAGAGAAATGATCTCGTTCGTTCCTGAGGAGAAGAATCTTTATGAAAACCTGGACATAGAAAATACTCTGAAATTGAATCGTAGAATTTCGGACAGATTCGATGAAAAACAGGCCCGAGAATATATCGCACACTACAAGCTTCCTTATGCAAAGAAGATTAGAACCTTCTCAAACGGCATGAAGACAGCAATGTACATCTCATTAGCTCTTTCAACCGACGCAGATTTCTACATTCTGGACGAACCAACATGGGGTCTCGACCCAATTATGCGAGACGACACCCTCGAATTCATAAGAGAGAAGGTAATTCTCGGAAAGACTGTACTTTACACGTCACATATAATACCTGAAGTCGAGAAAATTGCAGACGAATTCTTTATTATGATAAATGGGAAGGTTAAGTATTCCGGTGATCTCGACGGAATCAAAGAAAAATACAGAATCGTCAAGATGCCCTTCGACAAAAAGGAACTCGACAATTGTATGGACTGTCTGGCGGCAGCAAAGGAACTGAACAGACTTTCGATAATCGTTGAAAACTCAGAGTCAACAGAGAGATTTTATAAGACCGATGAAGCAACCATTTCAATTCCTGACCTGGAGGAGTTTTTTCAGATTCTGGTCAGGAGTGAAAACAGAAATTCTCGTTTAGCGTAG
- a CDS encoding GntR family transcriptional regulator, translating to MWFDIDIRSPLPIYDQIKRGVREEILKEKLREGDPLPSIREMASQIRVNPNTVARAYRELEMEGLIMARPGLGYIVVSDRDQVRDSVFESLSTELKEPILRLKKSGISLERLLEVIEKIWKEMN from the coding sequence GTGTGGTTTGACATCGATATAAGATCCCCATTGCCGATCTACGATCAAATCAAGAGAGGGGTGAGGGAAGAGATACTCAAGGAAAAACTTAGGGAAGGAGATCCTCTTCCCTCAATTCGTGAAATGGCCTCTCAAATCCGGGTTAATCCTAACACTGTTGCCAGAGCCTACAGAGAACTCGAAATGGAAGGCTTGATTATGGCAAGACCGGGATTAGGGTATATAGTAGTCAGTGACAGAGATCAGGTGCGAGATTCTGTCTTTGAAAGCCTATCTACTGAGCTTAAGGAGCCCATCCTTCGTCTAAAGAAATCGGGAATTTCTCTGGAAAGGCTCCTGGAGGTGATTGAGAAGATATGGAAAGAAATGAATTAA